The following proteins are co-located in the Vigna unguiculata cultivar IT97K-499-35 chromosome 9, ASM411807v1, whole genome shotgun sequence genome:
- the LOC114195855 gene encoding autophagy-related protein 18c-like, producing MLSGSPTQGMFSTSRIGNSESPNSGASSSFALPIVDMSENEETELLSITWNQDYRCFAAGTSHGFRIYNSKPCKETFRRDMKIGGFKIVEMLFHCNILALVGAVANSHYPPNKVLIWDDYQSRSMCEFTYRSEVRGVKLRRDRIAVVLEHKIYVYSLTDLKLLHQIETLANPRGLCCLSHHSNTFVLVCPGLNKGQVRVEHFGLNVTKLINAHDSQIACFTLTLDGLLLATASITGTLIRIFNTMDGTQLQEVRRGADRAEISSIAFSPNVQWLAASSDKGTVHVFSLRVRVSGEDSLTQPNVAQGPALFDQNSSTSLDPLISTNTGANPNSAFSFMRGLLPKYFSSEWSFAQFRLPQSTHLIVAFGSENDVIIVGMNGSFYRCSFDIVHGGEMVQKEHVSFLKFENKR from the exons ATGCTGTCAGGTTCACCGACTCAAGGAATGTTTTCAACTTCAAGGATTGGAAACAGTGAATCTCCCAATAGTGGGGCCTCTTCTTCTTTTGCCCTGCCTATTGTAGACATGAGTGAAAATGAGGAAACAGAATTGCTCTCAATAACATGGAATCAGGACTATCGTTGCTTTGCTGCTGGAACAAGTCATGGTTTTCGTATTTATAATTCTAAACCTTGCAAAGAAACTTTCAGACGTGATATGAAAATTGGTGGTTTTAAAATTGTAGAGATGCTATTCCACTGCAATATTCTAGCACTTGTTGGTGCTGTAGCTAATTCACACTACCCACCAAATAAAGTTTTGATATGGGATGATTATCAGAGCAGGAGCATGTGTGAATTCACATATAGATCTGAAGTTCGAGGAGTGAAATTAAGACGTGATCGAATTGCAGTTGTCCTTGAACACAAGATATATGTTTATAGCTTGACAGATTTGAAGCTTCTTCATCAGATTGAGACTCTGGCAAATCCTAGAGGGTTGTGCTGTCTTTCACACCATTCAAATACATTTGTTTTGGTTTGTCCAGGTTTAAACAAAGGACAGGTTCGAGTTGAACATTTTGGACTGAACGTGACAAAATTAATCAATGCTCATGATTCTCAAATTGCATGTTTTACTCTGACATTGGATGGACTCCTTCTTGCAACTGCTAGTATAACGGGCACTTTAATTAGAATCTTCAATACAATGGACGGAACTCAATTACAAGAA GTAAGAAGAGGTGCAGATAGAGCTGAAATCAGCAGTATAGCCTTTTCTCCAAATGTTCAGTGGTTGGCAGCATCAAGTGACAAAGGCACTGTTCATGTATTCAGCTTGAGAGTGAGAGTGTCTGGGGAGGATAGTTTGACTCAGCCAAATGTTGCTCAAGGTCCTGCACTGTTTGATCAGAATTCTTCTACTTCTTTGGATCCCTTGATTTCAACAAATACTGGCGCCAACCCCAATTCTGCGTTTTCTTTCATGAGAG GACTTCTACCAAAATATTTTAGCTCAGAGTGGTCATTTGCACAGTTCCGTTTGCCCCAAAGCACCCATTTAATTGTGGCATTTGGATCTGAGAACGATGTCATAATTGTTGGCATGAATGGGAG TTTCTACAGATGCAGCTTTGATATAGTTCATGGGGGAGAGATGGTGCAGAAGGAGCATGTTAGTTtcctaaaatttgaaaataagcGATAA